In one window of Tripterygium wilfordii isolate XIE 37 chromosome 1, ASM1340144v1, whole genome shotgun sequence DNA:
- the LOC119995819 gene encoding uncharacterized protein LOC119995819, whose product MPLEKAKWKEIDEAIKEKICDLTLKRFEVEDTPVIRKVIKSMANASYHNWRARLHQHYKIYKTIEERLANPPKNVSIQQWKTVMDYFGSDKFLKISQRNLENRKSHETPHVAGRKSFKSVSFDNRDMETGKKPNMQELWKLTHMRSNGSWVNDKAKQVDEDVSYLVNHFVEGESSNQLTSDEAFIEVVGEKSSANYGPKPIKTRVRIEAQLEKATQQRDEVIKDLKELEVRFEDQRVRQEDEISRMKTEMNAQKAEMDAQRAEMQSQLQIIMSQLHPNQAAS is encoded by the exons ATGCCTTTGGAAAAGGCCAAATGGAAGGAGATAGATGAAGCCATTAAGGAGAAGATATGTGATCTTACACTG AAAAGATTCGAGGTAGAAGACACTCCAGTTATACGAAAAGTTATCAAGTCTATGGCCAATGCAAGCTACCATAATTGGCGTGCTCGTTTGCATCAACACTACAAGATTTACAAGACTATTGAGGAGCGACTCGCAAATCCACCCAAGAATGTTTCTATTCAGCAATGGAAGACAGTGATGGATTACTTTGGCAGTGATAAATTTCTG aaAATCAGCCAAAGAAACTTGGAAAATCGTAAGAGCCATGAAACTCCCCATGTTGCTGGTCGGAAATCATTCAAGTCTGTTAGCTTTGACAAC cgaGACATGGAAACAGGGAAAAAACCCAATATGCAAGAGTTGTGGAAGCTAACTCATATGAGGAGTAATGGTTCTTGGGTGAATGACAAGGCAAAACAAGTTGAT GAGGATGTGTCGTATCTTGTTAATCATTTCGTAGAAGGAGAGAGTTCTAACCAATTAACATCTGATGAAGCATTTATCGAAGTGGTTGGTGAAAAGTCTAGTGCAAATTATGGTCCAAAACCTATCAAGACTAGGGTGCGAATTGAAGCACAATTGGAAAAGGCTACCCAACAACGTGATGAGGTTATAAAAGACTTAAAGGAGTTGGAGGTGCGTTTTGAGGACCAGCGTGTGCGACAAGAGGATGAGATATCACGCATGAAGACTGAAATGAATGCTCAAAAGGCTGAGATGGATGCGCAAAGAGCTGAGATGCAATCCCAGCTTCAGATTATTATGAGTCAATTGCATCCTAATCAAG cTGCATCTTAA
- the LOC120001123 gene encoding uncharacterized protein LOC120001123, translating into MGHRRSLSHEHPWRKNWRLFDNHMEHREAPKRLSGYDVLKQYDMFDQVKFGKLTRKRKRDDKTVNWKKKSIFFELPYWKTLSLRHNLDVMHIEKNVCDSILGTLLDLDGKTKDNLNARLDLQLMGIKKELHPVKVGNKYCLPPAKYNLHLSEKRALCQFLKDIKMPDSYASNIARCVHVKECKIYGLKSHDCHVLLERLLPLAIRDHVCKRSFGSPLKTSIVKSQKSARLLNKRECCKFFVIDL; encoded by the exons ATGGGTCACCGAAGGTCCTTGTCTCATGAACATCCTTGGCGAAAAAATTGGCGTTTATTTGATAATCATATGGAACATCGTGAAGCTCCGAAAAGACTTTCTGGGTACGATGTGTTAAAGCAATATGATATGtttgaccaagtaaagtttGGAAAGCTtacaaggaagagaaaaagagatgatAAGACTGTTAATTGGAAGAAAAAGAGTATTTTCTTTGAGTTGCCTTATTGGAAGACATTATCTTTACGACATAATCTCGATGTAATGCATATTGAGAAAAACGTTTGTGACAGTATCTTGGGTACACTATTAGATCTTGATGGAAAAACGAAAGACAATTTAAATGCTCGTCTTGATCTTCAGTTGATGGGTATAAAGAAAGAACTTCATCCTGTTAAAGTGGGCAACAAGTATTGCTTACCTCCCGCAAAGTACAACTTACACTTAAGTGAAAAGAGAGCTTTGTGCCAATTCTTAAAAGATATCAAGATGCCTGATTCATATGCATCAAACATTGCTCGATGTGTGCATGTCAAAGAGTGTAAGATATATGGATTGAAGAGTCATGATTGTCATGTACTTCTAGAACGACTACTACCACTTGCAATACGTGAT CATGTGTGTAAAAGAAGCTTTGGATCACCTTTGAAAACTTCTATTGTAAAAAGTCAGAAGAGTGCTAGGCTTTTAAATAAGAGAGAGTGCTGCAAATTTTTTGTTATAGACTTATGA
- the LOC120001133 gene encoding uncharacterized protein LOC120001133, whose translation MQGEYKELSVLEHMQAHFYVLKNCEDVNPWVEEHMDELLRQSSRNVEKRHQEQFATWFEKRVTQLRKENDERAHDQLFSLARGPDRRVTFYKGYITKGFRFHTKERELSLKTQNSGVIVKGDELTGSVDYYGVIKDIIELEYFGENRVVLYRCDWFDVPPQGRNQTRGYNKDDFGFITLDMTRICYQNEPFVLASQADQVYYVKGIKNSSWHTVVKVKPRNLYDVPELEK comes from the exons ATGCAAGGTGAATATAAGGAATTGAGTGTATTAGAGCATATGCAAGCTCACTTTTATGTGCTTAAAAATTGTGAAGATGTTAATCCGTGGGTTGAAGAACACATGGATGAGCTCCTGAGACAAAGTTCTAGGAATGTAGAGAAGAGACACCAAGAGCAATTCGCCACTTGGTTTGAAAAGCGT GTTACTCAATTACGCAAGGAAAATGATGAACGTGCACATGATCAATTGTTTTCATTGGCTCGAGGACCAGATAGACGTGTTACATTTTATAAAGGATATATCACGAAGGGGTTTAGATTCCATACAAAAGAACGTGAGTTGTCCTTAAAAACCCAAAACAGTGGTGTTATTGTCAAAGGTGATGAACTCACAGGTAGTGTTGATTACTATGGTGTCATAAAGGATATCATTGAACTTGAATATTTTGGAGAAAATAGAGTTGTGCTATACAGGTGTGATTGGTTTGATGTTCCACCACAAGGTAGGAATCAAACTAGGGGATACAATAAAGATGACTTTGGATTTATCACTCTTGATATGACTCGTATTTGCTATCAAAATGAGCCTTTTGTTCTAGCGAGTCAAGCTGATCAAGTATATTATGTGAAAGGAATAAAAAACTCGAGTTGGCATACTGTGGTTAAGGTAAAACCTCGAAATTTGTATGATGTGCCTGAATTAGAGAAGTGA
- the LOC119995812 gene encoding uncharacterized protein LOC119995812, whose protein sequence is MYNLGWRDHPNFSWTNQLGQSSMVPQFEQPINPKKPCLEDMFAQFIHGTQASIQKLCTQLGQIANVVNERSQTKVNPRGMELAKAIRTLRSSKSYDREDKDVILGDERVKDTSVVPPSSQEESDQLIPPNAPPVAPLKERVYIPPLSFPQQFQKQKKDRNMLDIMELFKKVHINIPLLDAIKQIPSYAKFLKDVCTNKRKFAEHERVMLNEECSAVLLNKLLPKLKDLGSFTIPCVIGNLRFDKALIDLGASVNLMPLSIFQQLERQ, encoded by the coding sequence ATGTATAATCTGGGTTGGAGAGATCACCCAAATTTTTCGTGGACAAATCAGCTAGGACAGTCCTCAATGGTTCCACAGTTTGAGCAACCAATCAACCCGAAGAAGCCTTGTCTTGAGGATATGTTTGCCCAATTCATACATGGTACGCAAGCTTCAATTCAGAAATTATGTACACAATTGGGACAGATAGCTAATGTGGTGAATGAGAGGAGTCAAACCAAAGTTAATCCAAGAGGTATGGAGCTTGCAAAGGCAATTAGAACTCTACGAAGCAGCAAGTCATATGACAGAGAAGATAAGGATGTGATTTTGGGGGATGAGAGAGTTAAAGATACATCAGTTGTGCCTCCATCATCACAAGAGGAAAGTGACCAATTAATTCCTCCTAATGCACCACCGGTTGCCCCATTGAAGGAGAGAGTTTACATACCTCCACTATCTTTTCCTCAACAGtttcagaagcaaaagaaagacaGAAACATGCTGGATATCATGGAATTGTTCAAGAAAGTTCACATCAACATTCCGCTATTGGATGcaattaaacaaattccatcatATGCCAAGTTCCTCAAGGATGTTTGCACTAATAAAAGGAAGTTTGCGGAGCATGAGAGGGTGATGCTAAACGAAGAGTGCAGTGCCGTTCTACTCAATAAATTGCTACCAAAGTTGAAAGATCTAGGGAGTTTTACAATCCCTTGTGTTATTGGCAATTTACGATTTGATAAAGCTTTGATTGATTTGGGTGCTAGTGTTAACTTAATGCCTTTATCTATTTTTCAGCAACTAGAACGTCAATAA